A genomic stretch from Garciella nitratireducens DSM 15102 includes:
- the gap gene encoding type I glyceraldehyde-3-phosphate dehydrogenase, with protein MSIKVAINGFGRIGRNAFKAKFLRNVEEVEIVAINDLTDPSTLAHLLKYDSVFGKFGQEVEVKANAIIVNGKEIKVYAEKDPEKLPWGELGVDVVIESTGRFRDKESASKHLKAGAKKVIISAPAKNEDITIVMGVNEDKYDPQNHHIISNASCTTNCLAPVAKVVDEKFGIKRGLMTTVHSYTNDQRILDLPHSDLRRARAAAQSIIPTTTGAAKAVALVLPQLKGKLNGMAMRVPTPTVSLVDVVFEIEKETTVEELNATLKAAADDKVLGYSEEPLVSMDYKQDSRSSIVDGLSTMVMEGNMVKVVSWYDNEWGYSNRVIDLVKYIGEQGL; from the coding sequence ATGTCAATTAAAGTAGCAATTAATGGTTTTGGAAGAATTGGAAGAAATGCTTTTAAAGCAAAATTTTTAAGAAATGTAGAAGAGGTTGAAATTGTAGCTATTAATGATTTAACAGATCCATCTACCTTAGCACATCTTTTGAAATATGATTCTGTTTTTGGAAAATTTGGTCAAGAAGTAGAGGTAAAAGCAAATGCTATTATTGTAAATGGAAAAGAAATTAAAGTTTATGCAGAAAAAGATCCCGAAAAGCTTCCATGGGGAGAATTAGGAGTTGACGTAGTTATAGAATCTACAGGAAGATTTAGAGATAAAGAAAGCGCTTCTAAACATCTAAAAGCAGGAGCAAAAAAAGTTATTATTTCTGCACCTGCTAAAAACGAAGATATTACTATTGTAATGGGAGTAAATGAGGATAAGTATGATCCACAAAATCATCATATTATTTCCAATGCATCTTGTACTACTAATTGTTTAGCGCCTGTTGCTAAAGTTGTAGATGAAAAATTTGGTATTAAAAGAGGATTAATGACTACGGTACACTCTTATACCAATGATCAAAGAATTCTTGATTTGCCACATTCAGATTTAAGAAGAGCAAGAGCAGCAGCGCAAAGTATTATTCCTACTACTACTGGTGCAGCAAAAGCAGTAGCGTTGGTACTACCTCAATTAAAAGGAAAATTAAATGGAATGGCTATGAGAGTACCTACTCCTACAGTTTCTTTAGTAGATGTGGTTTTTGAAATAGAAAAAGAAACTACGGTTGAAGAATTAAATGCTACTTTGAAAGCAGCAGCAGATGATAAAGTTTTAGGATATAGTGAGGAGCCATTGGTATCAATGGATTATAAACAAGATTCTCGTTCCTCTATTGTAGATGGACTTTCTACGATGGTTATGGAAGGAAATATGGTTAAAGTTGTTAGCTGGTATGATAATGAATGGGGATATTCTAATCGAGTAATAGACTTAGTAAAATATATTGGAGAGCAAGGACTATAA
- a CDS encoding phosphoglycerate kinase, protein MLLNKKSIQDVDVKSKRVIMRVDFNVPLDENGKITDETRIIAALPTIQYLIEQGAKLILISHLGRPKGEPNKKYSLEPVAQNLADQLGQEVTFASDDIVIGESAKQAVSAMKDGEIVLLENVRFRKEETKNDEEFAKELASLADIFVNDAFGTAHRAHASTVGIAKFLPAYAGLLIEKELKIMGGALENPKRPFVAILGGAKVSDKIGVINNLLDKVDSLIIGGGMSYTFLKAQGYEVGTSLLEEDKLDLAKELLNKAKEKGVELLLPIDVVVAKEFKADAQHKTVSSHEIPSNFMGLDIGQKSVEAFSKTIQNANTIVWNGPMGVFEMPAFAKGTEAIAKALADSHATTIIGGGDSAAAVKQLGYADKMTHISTGGGASLELLEGKELPGISVLEDK, encoded by the coding sequence ATGTTATTAAATAAAAAAAGTATTCAAGACGTAGATGTAAAAAGCAAAAGAGTTATTATGAGAGTAGATTTTAATGTACCCTTAGATGAAAATGGAAAAATTACAGATGAAACAAGGATTATTGCGGCACTTCCAACAATTCAATATTTGATAGAACAAGGGGCAAAATTGATTTTAATTTCTCATTTAGGAAGACCAAAGGGAGAGCCTAATAAGAAATATAGTTTAGAACCTGTAGCTCAAAATTTAGCAGATCAATTAGGACAAGAGGTGACCTTTGCCTCTGATGATATAGTAATAGGAGAAAGTGCAAAACAAGCTGTTTCTGCTATGAAAGATGGGGAAATTGTTTTATTAGAAAATGTAAGATTTAGAAAAGAAGAAACAAAAAATGATGAAGAATTTGCTAAGGAATTAGCAAGTTTAGCAGATATTTTTGTAAATGATGCTTTTGGAACTGCTCATAGAGCTCATGCTTCAACGGTAGGAATTGCTAAATTTTTACCTGCATATGCTGGATTGTTGATAGAAAAGGAATTGAAGATTATGGGAGGAGCTTTAGAAAATCCGAAAAGACCTTTTGTTGCTATTTTAGGAGGAGCTAAAGTATCTGATAAAATTGGAGTAATTAATAATTTACTAGATAAAGTAGACTCTTTAATTATAGGGGGAGGAATGTCTTATACCTTTTTAAAAGCACAGGGATATGAAGTAGGGACTTCTCTTTTAGAGGAAGATAAGTTAGATTTAGCAAAAGAATTATTGAATAAAGCGAAAGAAAAGGGAGTAGAACTTTTACTTCCAATAGATGTTGTTGTAGCAAAAGAATTTAAAGCAGATGCACAACATAAAACAGTATCTAGTCATGAAATCCCTTCTAATTTTATGGGACTAGATATTGGACAAAAAAGTGTAGAAGCTTTTTCAAAAACAATTCAAAATGCAAATACGATTGTATGGAATGGTCCAATGGGAGTATTTGAAATGCCTGCTTTTGCTAAGGGAACGGAAGCTATTGCAAAAGCCTTAGCAGATAGTCATGCTACAACCATTATAGGAGGAGGAGATTCTGCTGCTGCTGTAAAGCAGTTAGGATATGCAGATAAGATGACTCATATTTCAACAGGAGGAGGAGCTTCTCTCGAATTATTAGAAGGAAAAGAATTACCTGGAATTAGTGTTCTAGAAGATAAATAA
- the tpiA gene encoding triose-phosphate isomerase, with the protein MRKPIIAGNWKMNNTIEQSKRLVKELIPLIKDAKVDVVLCPSYLSLQEVKNLVKDTSVKVGAQNMHFEKSGAYTGEVSGEMLKELEIEYVIIGHSERRQYFNETDETVNRKVKKALELNLIPIICVGETLEEREQGKARSIVTSQVEAALKDLSNKEIAQLVIAYEPIWAIGTGKTASSQDANEVCSWIRDKVNQLADVHVAQNIRIQYGGSVKPNNIKELMEQPHIDGALVGGASLKVDQFSAIVNY; encoded by the coding sequence ATGAGAAAACCTATTATTGCAGGAAATTGGAAAATGAATAATACCATAGAACAATCTAAAAGATTAGTAAAAGAATTAATCCCTTTAATAAAGGATGCAAAAGTGGATGTTGTTTTATGCCCTAGTTACCTTTCTCTTCAAGAAGTCAAGAATTTAGTGAAAGATACTTCTGTAAAAGTTGGGGCTCAAAATATGCATTTTGAAAAAAGTGGAGCTTATACTGGAGAAGTATCTGGAGAAATGTTAAAAGAATTAGAAATAGAATATGTCATTATTGGTCATTCTGAAAGAAGACAATATTTTAATGAAACAGATGAAACGGTAAATAGAAAAGTAAAAAAGGCACTTGAATTGAATCTTATACCTATTATTTGTGTAGGAGAGACTTTAGAAGAAAGAGAACAAGGAAAAGCGAGAAGTATTGTAACTTCACAAGTTGAGGCTGCTTTAAAAGATTTATCAAACAAAGAGATTGCTCAATTGGTAATTGCTTACGAGCCTATTTGGGCAATAGGAACAGGGAAAACCGCTTCTAGCCAAGATGCTAATGAAGTATGTAGTTGGATTCGAGATAAAGTCAACCAATTAGCAGATGTTCATGTAGCTCAAAATATAAGAATTCAATATGGAGGAAGCGTAAAACCTAATAATATTAAAGAACTAATGGAACAACCTCATATTGATGGAGCTTTAGTAGGTGGTGCTAGCTTAAAAGTAGATCAATTTTCTGCAATTGTTAATTATTAA